From one Streptomyces spiramyceticus genomic stretch:
- a CDS encoding M14 family zinc carboxypeptidase, with product MGTGIPRPLLITTAAIASALLLSPVPATAHPGDGRDGGRDGGVHRERAAGGQGAAAARNPASAAANALDAAKSPGLKHDRGYPRRTTLTPPAPNPADKSIKLGLTPYHSIAPKLNALQKLGNRVSVEVAGRSAGGHQLYLVTVTAPESSREAREQERMRELIENSPGAAAKDRRIKATYKAPVFINNNIHGNEWEGTDAALKLIEKLAKAKDGKTADLLAKTRIYLNVTANPDGRIAGTRANANGFDLNRDFITATQPEARAIRQIAIDKQPAVMLDLHGYVNGTLIEPTTPPHGENYEYDLFLKNSYANALGMERAVNGLGYTPAKDGVEPAVIPFRDEEEGWDDWPPIFTPQYMPFQGAVAAHTIEFPMQVNNKSYDTLPVDELRRRAAINTDIAGAAMRASLDYTAAKRTSVIADQIETFRRGAAGAAQVPVSAETVPGVPGIGPEDVYTTGFPRAYVVPAGRTQRSATAAARLVDHLVANDVRVERARRDFKLGGRAYEAGSYVVDMRQPKRGLANVILSEGRDISADVSTMYDISGWSLGLLWGASVEKVQKASGGVDVPGRPVHAASPTGYVAPRGDLQLRLDDPKELTALNSLLTAGVKVRRTADGSAIVPASARKKAAALADRYGVAFHATKAKGVAPLGRTRVAAAVTPGELFALREMGFDVLPVSTATLNAGFDWSKADVLFVSSGLEYGKLEPAARGALDAFLAGGGGLVGRGAAGAALNADAGLLAAEPVEGNGDANGVVRVVNAGGPVTGGAPAHTFVYSPVWFTDLGPGVRVDQSYGAGNPLVSGHWRAAEDGSGGPKDAAGKAAVVSGTAAKGASVVLFGTEPLFRAHPKGIYAQVGRALINSAG from the coding sequence ATGGGCACAGGCATACCGAGACCTCTCCTCATCACCACCGCCGCCATCGCGAGCGCACTCCTCCTCTCCCCCGTCCCAGCCACCGCCCACCCCGGCGACGGCCGGGACGGGGGCCGGGACGGCGGCGTACACCGGGAGCGGGCCGCCGGTGGGCAAGGGGCGGCCGCGGCCCGGAATCCGGCTTCCGCCGCCGCCAACGCGCTCGATGCGGCGAAGTCCCCCGGGCTCAAGCACGACCGTGGTTATCCGCGCCGGACCACCCTCACCCCGCCCGCCCCCAACCCGGCCGACAAGTCCATCAAGCTGGGGCTCACGCCGTACCACTCCATCGCACCGAAGCTCAACGCCCTTCAGAAGCTGGGCAATCGGGTCAGTGTCGAGGTCGCCGGACGGTCCGCCGGTGGGCATCAGCTCTATCTCGTCACTGTCACCGCGCCCGAGAGTTCCCGCGAGGCGCGCGAGCAGGAGCGGATGCGGGAGCTCATTGAGAATTCGCCGGGCGCCGCCGCCAAGGACCGTCGTATCAAGGCGACTTACAAAGCACCCGTCTTCATCAACAACAACATCCACGGCAATGAATGGGAGGGTACGGACGCCGCCCTGAAGCTCATCGAGAAGCTCGCGAAGGCAAAGGACGGCAAGACCGCCGATCTGCTGGCGAAGACCCGTATCTATCTCAATGTGACTGCCAATCCCGACGGGCGGATCGCGGGCACCCGCGCCAACGCCAACGGCTTCGACCTCAACCGGGACTTCATCACCGCCACCCAGCCCGAGGCCCGCGCGATCCGGCAGATCGCCATCGACAAGCAGCCCGCCGTGATGCTCGACCTGCACGGGTACGTCAACGGCACGCTCATCGAGCCGACGACGCCGCCGCACGGCGAGAATTACGAGTACGACCTCTTCCTCAAGAATTCGTATGCGAATGCGCTGGGGATGGAACGGGCTGTGAACGGGCTCGGTTATACGCCCGCCAAGGACGGTGTCGAGCCCGCCGTCATCCCCTTCCGCGACGAGGAAGAGGGCTGGGACGACTGGCCGCCGATCTTCACGCCGCAGTACATGCCTTTCCAGGGCGCGGTCGCGGCGCACACCATCGAGTTCCCGATGCAGGTCAACAACAAGTCGTACGACACGCTGCCCGTCGATGAGCTGCGCCGCAGGGCCGCCATCAACACGGACATCGCGGGCGCCGCGATGCGCGCCTCCCTCGACTACACGGCGGCCAAGCGCACTTCCGTCATCGCCGACCAGATCGAGACCTTCCGGCGCGGTGCGGCAGGCGCCGCGCAGGTGCCGGTGTCGGCGGAGACCGTGCCGGGCGTGCCCGGCATCGGGCCCGAGGACGTCTATACGACCGGCTTTCCGCGGGCGTACGTCGTCCCGGCCGGGCGGACGCAGCGGTCCGCTACCGCCGCGGCGCGGCTCGTCGACCATCTCGTCGCCAATGACGTGCGGGTGGAGCGTGCCCGGCGGGACTTCAAGCTCGGCGGGCGTGCGTACGAGGCGGGGTCCTACGTCGTCGACATGCGGCAGCCCAAGCGCGGTCTGGCCAATGTGATCCTGTCCGAGGGGCGCGACATCAGCGCCGATGTGTCGACCATGTATGACATCTCCGGATGGAGTCTCGGGCTGCTGTGGGGCGCGAGTGTTGAGAAGGTACAGAAGGCTTCTGGTGGGGTGGATGTTCCGGGGCGTCCGGTGCATGCCGCGTCACCCACCGGGTACGTCGCGCCTCGCGGTGATCTTCAGCTGCGGCTCGACGACCCCAAGGAGCTCACCGCCCTCAACTCCCTTCTGACAGCGGGCGTGAAGGTACGGCGTACCGCCGACGGCAGTGCGATCGTGCCCGCATCGGCCCGTAAGAAGGCCGCGGCGCTCGCCGACCGTTACGGCGTCGCCTTCCACGCCACCAAGGCCAAGGGTGTCGCCCCGCTCGGCCGGACCCGGGTCGCCGCTGCCGTGACGCCGGGCGAGCTGTTCGCGCTGCGCGAGATGGGCTTCGACGTACTGCCGGTGTCCACGGCGACGCTCAACGCGGGCTTCGACTGGTCGAAGGCGGACGTGCTGTTCGTGTCGTCCGGGCTGGAGTACGGGAAGCTCGAACCGGCCGCGCGCGGCGCACTCGACGCTTTCCTCGCGGGCGGTGGAGGGCTGGTCGGCCGTGGCGCGGCGGGTGCGGCGCTCAATGCCGATGCCGGTCTGCTGGCGGCCGAGCCCGTCGAGGGCAACGGTGACGCGAACGGTGTCGTACGGGTCGTCAACGCAGGCGGTCCCGTGACCGGCGGCGCCCCCGCCCACACCTTCGTCTACTCGCCGGTGTGGTTCACCGACCTCGGTCCCGGCGTCCGCGTCGACCAGTCGTACGGCGCCGGCAACCCGCTCGTCTCCGGCCACTGGCGCGCGGCCGAGGACGGCAGCGGCGGCCCGAAGGACGCGGCCGGCAAGGCTGCGGTCGTCAGCGGTACGGCGGCCAAGGGCGCGAGCGTGGTGCTGTTCGGTACGGAGCCGCTGTTCCGTGCGCACCCGAAGGGCATCTACGCGCAGGTCGGACGGGCGTTGATCAACTCGGCGGGCTGA
- a CDS encoding organic hydroperoxide resistance protein, translating into MTIQAIDVKYTAVATAENGRDGRVASDDGNLDVVVNPPKEMGGSGAGTNPEQLFAAGYSACFQGALGVVARKEKADISGSVVTAKVGIGSNGDGGFGLEVALSAHIPNVDAATAKDLLEKAHQVCPYSNATRGNIKVELSVV; encoded by the coding sequence ATGACCATCCAGGCCATTGACGTGAAGTACACCGCTGTCGCCACCGCGGAGAACGGCCGTGACGGCCGTGTCGCCTCGGACGACGGCAACCTCGACGTCGTCGTGAACCCGCCGAAGGAGATGGGCGGCAGCGGCGCCGGAACCAACCCGGAGCAGCTCTTCGCGGCCGGCTACAGCGCCTGCTTCCAGGGCGCGCTCGGCGTCGTCGCCCGCAAGGAGAAGGCCGACATTTCGGGCTCCGTCGTGACGGCGAAGGTCGGCATCGGCTCGAACGGCGACGGTGGCTTCGGTCTTGAGGTCGCGCTCAGCGCCCACATCCCGAACGTGGATGCGGCCACCGCGAAGGACCTGCTGGAGAAGGCGCACCAGGTGTGCCCGTACTCCAACGCCACCCGCGGCAACATCAAGGTTGAGCTGTCCGTCGTCTGA
- a CDS encoding NADP-dependent oxidoreductase, whose product MTALPTTGRSWHLVARPHGWPKAEDFALREAPVSAPAEGRILVRNLHFSVDPYMRGRMNDVKSYVPPFQLDEPMDGGAVGEVIASGDERFAVGDHVLHGLGWREYADVNAKHATKVDASLAPLSAYLGVLGMTGLTAYAGLFEVASFKEGDAVFVSGAAGAVGSQVGQMAKLKGASRVIGSAGSAEKVKLLTEEYGFDAAFNYKDGPVAEQLREAAPDGIEVYFDNVGGEHLEAAIGSLNVHGRATICGMIAQYNNTEATPGPRNMALIIGKRLRLQGVLVGDHAALQPQFVKDVSGWIRSGELKYNETVVEGIENGYDAFVGLLRGENTGKMIVSLTR is encoded by the coding sequence ATGACCGCACTGCCCACGACCGGCCGTTCCTGGCACCTCGTCGCCCGCCCGCACGGCTGGCCCAAGGCCGAGGACTTCGCCCTGCGCGAGGCCCCGGTGTCCGCGCCGGCCGAGGGTCGCATTCTGGTCCGCAACCTCCACTTCTCGGTCGATCCCTACATGCGCGGCCGCATGAACGACGTGAAGTCGTACGTCCCGCCCTTCCAGCTCGACGAGCCGATGGACGGCGGCGCGGTCGGCGAGGTCATCGCCTCCGGCGACGAGCGCTTCGCCGTCGGCGACCACGTCCTGCACGGCCTCGGCTGGCGCGAGTACGCCGACGTCAACGCCAAGCACGCCACCAAGGTCGACGCCTCACTCGCCCCGCTCTCCGCCTACCTCGGCGTACTGGGCATGACCGGCCTCACCGCCTACGCGGGCCTCTTCGAGGTCGCCTCCTTCAAGGAGGGCGACGCCGTCTTCGTCTCCGGCGCGGCCGGTGCGGTCGGCAGTCAGGTCGGCCAGATGGCGAAGCTCAAGGGCGCGTCGCGGGTCATCGGCTCGGCCGGCTCGGCCGAGAAGGTCAAGCTCCTCACCGAGGAGTACGGTTTCGACGCGGCGTTCAACTACAAGGACGGCCCCGTCGCGGAGCAGCTGCGCGAGGCCGCTCCCGACGGCATCGAGGTCTACTTCGACAACGTCGGCGGCGAACACCTCGAAGCGGCCATCGGCTCGCTGAACGTGCACGGCCGCGCCACGATCTGCGGAATGATCGCGCAGTACAACAACACCGAGGCCACGCCCGGTCCGCGCAACATGGCGCTGATCATCGGCAAGCGGCTCCGGCTGCAGGGCGTGCTGGTCGGCGACCATGCCGCGCTCCAGCCGCAGTTCGTCAAGGACGTCTCGGGCTGGATCCGCTCCGGCGAGCTCAAGTACAACGAGACCGTCGTCGAGGGCATCGAGAACGGCTACGACGCATTCGTCGGCCTGCTCCGCGGTGAGAACACCGGAAAGATGATCGTTTCTCTTACCCGATAG
- a CDS encoding MarR family winged helix-turn-helix transcriptional regulator, which translates to MTPRTGHLTLEVVELIGEVVSRYHDEYDEAAATYALTGAQARVLGLLSLEAMPMRRIAQKLKCEPSNITGIVDRLEARGLVERRPDPADRRVKLAAVTDEGRQTAAKLRDSLNFAREPLGRLSDDERTVLRDLLKRMLGH; encoded by the coding sequence ATGACCCCTCGCACAGGCCACCTGACCCTGGAAGTCGTCGAGCTGATCGGCGAGGTCGTGTCCCGCTACCACGACGAGTACGACGAAGCGGCGGCCACATATGCGCTCACCGGCGCCCAGGCGCGCGTCCTGGGGCTCCTCTCCCTCGAAGCGATGCCCATGCGCCGTATCGCCCAGAAGCTGAAGTGCGAGCCGTCGAACATCACCGGGATCGTCGACCGGCTGGAGGCGCGCGGCCTGGTGGAGCGGCGGCCCGACCCGGCCGACCGACGGGTCAAGCTGGCCGCCGTCACGGACGAGGGGCGGCAGACCGCGGCCAAACTGCGGGACTCGCTGAACTTCGCGCGCGAGCCGCTCGGCCGGCTGTCGGACGACGAGCGAACGGTGCTGCGGGACCTGCTGAAGCGGATGCTGGGGCACTGA
- a CDS encoding SCO2400 family protein: MDYCHSCRRHLNGALACAGCGAPIGELSRTAPRAAVPEHFEMPQRPGAWQTPDVPEQYEERRYGGGQYDGDGNYADYGDPYYADGSIDEGDGDDSDAPAARDDLPESDDSGGRGARRSRRSRRAHRRRGRKVALVCMGLVLAGGALSLAELATESSGEGQASAPSGDGDEGDPSGWSTPTGDGGLSGDGGIRDAHADPSASASKASASASASASAKASKSASPKASATGKSSAPASGDSGGAPSQATGEPSSAPAPAPPPPPPPSSEQPAPKPKPTPTPDPKPPETCDQFLWWCT; the protein is encoded by the coding sequence ATGGACTACTGCCACTCCTGCCGCAGGCACCTCAACGGCGCTCTGGCCTGTGCCGGATGCGGAGCCCCCATCGGGGAGCTCAGCCGCACCGCTCCTCGCGCGGCTGTGCCCGAGCACTTCGAAATGCCCCAAAGGCCTGGAGCGTGGCAGACGCCCGATGTGCCGGAGCAGTACGAGGAGAGGCGCTACGGCGGCGGGCAGTACGACGGCGACGGCAACTACGCCGATTACGGCGACCCCTATTACGCCGACGGTTCCATTGACGAAGGCGACGGCGACGACAGCGACGCTCCCGCCGCGCGCGACGACCTCCCCGAATCCGACGATTCCGGCGGCCGCGGCGCACGCCGATCGCGGCGCTCCCGCCGGGCGCACCGCCGCCGGGGCCGCAAGGTCGCACTCGTCTGCATGGGCCTGGTGCTGGCCGGGGGTGCGCTGAGCCTCGCCGAGCTGGCCACCGAGTCCTCGGGGGAGGGGCAGGCGTCCGCTCCCTCGGGCGACGGGGACGAGGGCGACCCGAGCGGGTGGTCGACCCCGACGGGCGACGGCGGCCTCTCGGGCGACGGCGGTATTCGGGACGCGCATGCGGATCCGTCCGCGTCGGCCAGTAAAGCCTCGGCATCCGCGAGCGCCTCCGCCTCCGCCAAGGCGTCGAAGTCCGCCTCGCCGAAGGCCTCGGCCACCGGCAAGTCGTCCGCTCCGGCATCCGGCGACTCGGGCGGTGCGCCCTCGCAGGCCACGGGCGAGCCGTCGTCCGCACCGGCCCCCGCGCCCCCGCCACCCCCACCGCCGTCGTCCGAGCAGCCGGCCCCCAAGCCCAAGCCCACGCCGACACCGGATCCGAAGCCGCCCGAGACCTGCGACCAGTTCCTGTGGTGGTGCACCTGA